The segment CTTCGAGCGGGCGGAGTTCCGGTTCAACAGCGAGTGGCTGGAGCCGATGACGCTGCCGCGCTTCCTGGAGGTGCTCACCCGGCTGCCCGCCTCCGCCGCGCTCCAGCGCGAGGACTTCCGCACCCGGCTCACCGAGGGCAGCGGGCTGACCCTGGCCGAGCTGGTCTACTCCGTGGTGATGGCGCTCGACTCGGTGGAGCTCGTCGCGGACGTCGAACTCGGCGGCCTCGACCAGCTGCTGAACCTGCAGATGTGCCGCCGGGTGATGAGCGCGACCGGGCAGCGGCCCGAGGTGGTGCTCGCCACCGGGCTGATCGAGGGCACCGACGGCACCGGCGCCAAGATGAGCAAGTCCAGGAACAACTACGTCGGGCTGGGCTTCCCCGCCGAGGAGATGTTCGGCCGGCTGATGGCCTGCGCGGACCGGCTGCTGCCCGGGTACCTGCGGGCGCTCACCGAACTGCTCGACGAGGAGGTCGCGTTGCTGCTCGCCCAGGTCGACGACGGCCGCCGGCACCCGATGGCGGTGAAGACCCTGCTGGCCGCCGCCGTCACCGCCACCGTGCACGGCGAGGCCGCCGCGCTCGCCGCCCGGGACGCCTTCCGGGCCCGGTTCTCGGTCCGCCGGTACTCCGAGGCGGGGCCGCTGCCCACCGTCGACCCCGCCGCGCACGGCGCGGCGACGCTCGGCGAGCTGCTGGTCAAGGTCAGCGGCGAACTGCCCAGCCTCAACCAGGTCCGCCGGGTCGCCGAGGCGGGCGGCCTCAGGCTCGTCGTCGAGCACACCGGCGGCGCGCAGCGGACGGTCCCGCTCGGCCGGGCGGACGCCGACGAGCGGCTGCGGGTCGTGCTGGGTGCGCACGACCTGGCCCGCCCGCGGGCGTCCCGCCGGGTGTTCCTGCGCTGCGGGCGGAAGGTGGTGGAGCTGACCTGAGCGGTCCGCCCGGAACGCACGGGCGCGCACGGGCGTGCGGGGCGGCAAGTGCCCTATCCTTGGCGCGATTTATCGCATGATCATCAGAAGTGAGGGGCGATGACCGGAACCATCGTGGTGCGCGCGGAGCAGCCGGGGATCGGCCGGGCGGGGACGTTCGGCGTCCTCGTCGACGGGGTCCGGGCCGGCCAGGTCCGGCAGGGGGAGACCGCGCGGTTCCCGGTGCCGGCCGGCACCCACACGGTGCGGGTCGCCGCGAAGGACCGCACCGGCTCCAACGCGGTGACGGTGCGGGTGGCCGAGGACGGGGACGCCCCGGTCACGGCCCGCGGGACGGGGCTCGGCGTCGCGCTCCTGCTGCCGCTGCTGGCCGGGATCACGGTACCCCCGGTCTACGCGGTGGCGACGATGGTTCTGCTCGCGGTGGTGTTCCGCACCGTCCCCGGCCTGATGTTCCGGGTGCGCGTCGACGACCCCGAGCCCCCGGCGCCGCAGGCCCCGCAGGCCGGTGCGGGGGAGGGGAG is part of the Kitasatospora cineracea genome and harbors:
- the tyrS gene encoding tyrosine--tRNA ligase; the encoded protein is MAATVFDRSAAQLRELIEDEGELREGPELARLLGLLAERRRADLSGLSAGRQAELLGARVAQVLPGGGRLAELLGEGRPLTVKFGIDPTGAEVHLGHAVPMILASRLQRMGHRVVFLVGDVTARIGDPSGRSAERPPLTEEDVRRNVATYRQQVGPFFDFERAEFRFNSEWLEPMTLPRFLEVLTRLPASAALQREDFRTRLTEGSGLTLAELVYSVVMALDSVELVADVELGGLDQLLNLQMCRRVMSATGQRPEVVLATGLIEGTDGTGAKMSKSRNNYVGLGFPAEEMFGRLMACADRLLPGYLRALTELLDEEVALLLAQVDDGRRHPMAVKTLLAAAVTATVHGEAAALAARDAFRARFSVRRYSEAGPLPTVDPAAHGAATLGELLVKVSGELPSLNQVRRVAEAGGLRLVVEHTGGAQRTVPLGRADADERLRVVLGAHDLARPRASRRVFLRCGRKVVELT